Proteins from a single region of Ziziphus jujuba cultivar Dongzao chromosome 1, ASM3175591v1:
- the LOC132799819 gene encoding cytochrome P450 71D11-like → MELYLPSFQILFTTFLFLFLLLKILTKRSKTTSSDSKLPPRPWKLPIAGNLHQLVGTVPHQALRELAKKHGPLMHLKLGQLSTVVVSSPEIAKEIMKTHDAIFASRPEILVSKIMSYNSTSITFSPYGEYWRQLRKICVQELLSTAQVQSYRPIREEELSNLIHFIGSHAGSAINLTEKIHSTAYSITSKAAFGKKCKQQEKFVSVAMEVTKAAGGFDVEDLFPSVYLLHLFSGLRTKLERLQQETDRILDVIIKEHKEAKATRKGSVTKAEEDIVDVLLRFHDRGDVDEFSLTCDNIKAVLFDIFSAGSETSATALDWAMSEMIKHPEVMKKAQEEVREVFNRKGSVDETSINEMKYLKCVCKEVFRLHPPVPLLLPRECSERCEINGYEIPIKTKVIINAYAIGRDPKY, encoded by the exons ATGGAGCTCTACTTACCTTCCTTCCAAATCCTCTTCACTACCTTCCTCTTTCTGTTTCTGTTGCTCAAAATATTGACTAAGAGATCAAAAACCACAAGCTCAGATTCAAAACTACCTCCACGACCATGGAAGCTACCCATAGCAGGAAACTTGCACCAACTGGTTGGCACTGTACCTCATCAAGCATTGAGAGAATTAGCCAAGAAACATGGACCTCTGATGCACCTAAAGCTTGGACAACTTTCAACCGTAGTAGTTTCGTCTCCAGAGATTGCCAAAGAGATTATGAAAACCCATGATGCTATATTTGCATCTAGGCCAGAAATTCTTGTTTCAAAGATCATGTCCTATAATTCTACCAGTATCACCTTTTCCCCCTATGGTGAGTACTGGAGACAACTTCGAAAAATTTGTGTACAAGAGCTTCTGAGCACAGCACAGGTCCAATCTTACCGACCCATTAGAGAGGAAGAGCTATCAAATCTCATTCATTTCATTGGTTCACATGCTGGATCTGCTATTAATCTTACTGAAAAGATTCATTCCACCGCATATAGCATCACCTCGAAGGCTGCCTTTGGTAAGAAATGCAAACAACAAGAAAAATTTGTATCGGTTGCGATGGAAGTTACCAAAGCAGCTGGAGGTTTTGATGTTGAAGATCTGTTTCCTTCTGTATATTTGCTTCATTTATTCAGCGGATTGAGGACTAAACTTGAGAGGCTGCAACAAGAGACTGACAGGATATTGGACGTCATCATCAAGGAACATAAAGAGGCCAAGGCAACAAGAAAAGGTAGTGTTACTAAGGCAGAAGAAGATATTGTAGATGTTCTTTTGAGGTTTCATGATCGTGGCGACGTTGATGAGTTTTCGCTGACTTGTGATAATATCAAAGCAGTACTCTTT gATATATTTTCCGCAGGGAGTGAGACATCAGCTACTGCTTTAGACTGGGCAATGTCAGAAATGATAAAACATCCAGAAGTGATGAAGAAGGCGCAAGAGGAGGTTAGGGAAGTGTTTAATAGAAAAGGCTCAGTTGATGAAACAAGCATTAATGAGATGAAATATTTGAAGTGTGTTTGTAAAGAGGTTTTCAGATTACACCCTCCTGTTCCTCTGTTGCTTCCAAGAGAATGCAGTGAAAGATGCGAGATTAATGGCTATGAAATTCCTATCAAAACCAAGGTGATTATAAATGCATATGCAATAGGAAGAGATCCTAAATATTGA